DNA from Chloroherpetonaceae bacterium:
ATACCCGTTGGTAAAAATTGAACTCACTACCCACGATTCCGGTGGAATTACCATAAGAGATATCGAACTTGCAAAAAAAATCAATTCAATTATTTAACTCCCTCACGCATGTTTTCAGAAGAATTAGAACTCGCTCTCGACGCATCACGCGAAGCCGGAAAAATTGCAATGAGCTTTTATAGAAACCGCTATTTAGAAGTAATGACAAAGCGCGATGCCTCACCGGTAACAAAAGCCGATCAAGAATCAGAAAAGAAAATCACCTCGCTCATCAAAAAGAAATTCCCAAACGATGAAATTTTGGGCGAAGAATTTGGAAGCTCAAAATCAAAAAAATCGAAGACGAGCCAAAAACGAAAGTGGATTATAGACCCGATTGACGGCACAAAATCATTCATCCACGGCGTTCCGCTTTTTGGGATGATGATTGGTTTTGAGATTGATGATACACCGACGGTGGGCGTTGTGCATTTTCCGGCTTTGGGTGAAACCTATTACGCCGAAAAAGGTCAAGGTGCCTTTCGAAACCTACAGAGACTTTCTGTCTCGAAAATTTCAACATTCAGCGAAGCGACACTGCTTTTAACCTCGCCTGAATACTTGACAGA
Protein-coding regions in this window:
- the hisN gene encoding histidinol-phosphatase, producing MFSEELELALDASREAGKIAMSFYRNRYLEVMTKRDASPVTKADQESEKKITSLIKKKFPNDEILGEEFGSSKSKKSKTSQKRKWIIDPIDGTKSFIHGVPLFGMMIGFEIDDTPTVGVVHFPALGETYYAEKGQGAFRNLQRLSVSKISTFSEATLLLTSPEYLTEEAKTHPFYALRDEAKLVRMWGDCYGHCLVAAGEADLMIDPKMNPWDCAALLPILTEAGGKIFDFKGKYHSYGGSLVSANAALGKVMLSMISKH